The Cydia strobilella chromosome 7, ilCydStro3.1, whole genome shotgun sequence DNA segment atgccaaatttcagctttctagcactaaggATCACGGAGAAAAGCCTCGGGcaggcagacggacggacatggcgaaagtataagggttcctagttgactacggaaccctaaaaagggagaTTAGTATAGTACTATTACTACTGCATttactaggtacttatttaataatttgtgtgTATATTCAACCTTTCATTGGTTAATACTATGTAGCAATAtcaattattcaattaaattatttttttcttaatgtaacatttttaacaaaaatgatCTACGAAAAGGTTTAAAATGCCATTATTTTATGGACTTTATCAACAGCTTAAGcaggtactttttttttctgactgCGAAATATCTCCCTTTCGCCaataatttttaactttttggaGAATTCGAGTAACATACACCGTACAAAACTACATTAATTCCAAGATACACCAAGTAGAAGGTGATTAATAAGGTTTCCCTACGCAGCTTGTAGGTGTAACTCATACTGATACTACTAAAGCGTTTTTATCTGAAAGTAGCATAAAGACGTATGCACGACACCTATGACGAGCCTTATCAAAAGTAGCTGAACATTTTAGCACCTTGTCATTTTTCTAAGTGACATTAACCGGCAAACGGCTAATAGCGACAAAATAGGTGGTACTAAACTGTAAAGTGTCTTTCGAGGCCGATAGtgatacttatatttttttatatgtaatggATACTTATTTTGGTTTCAAAATgcttgtacctatgtaagtattacTTCGCAAGTGTGTTAATTGTGTATAATAcgatataaaaaatttaaattcaaacatGCAGCTTTTGATTTCTATTTTTAGTTACTCTAGTTAAGTTagttaaactaaaattaaatcattGACTGCAGAACCTCAAAACTGATTAACATTGAATAGCATATGGTCTTAtgtgtaatatttaaataacaggATCTTCAGAAACCATAAAATAGTAACCTTTAACATTTACttgtatataatttatttaattgtcttTGCGGTAGGTGCTTATGGACAAATTGAATACACAATTTTCGACGGGTTCTGAATTAAAATTCTTTTAAAAGTACAATTATAGTAGAcagtagtaattttataactttaACCAGGATGCTGAATTTAAATAACCTTCGGTATATTTGAAGGGTAAACGGAGAGAACATGTCTAGTAAATTTACCTAGATTACCTTTTGTTACCTCTGTAATCATAAATTTTATAACTCctatttttcttactttaaCACAGctatacacaaaaataatatggtTAACTTACATCGTTCCATTCAAAACGTGACAACTCAAAATGTTGTCAGAgtctcaatttttaaaggcacatgtatggtaatttgggtgtttttttaagcaactcgagcattttctttGCTTATAAATAAATCGTAATGCGGCTAGGGATCGCTCGTGTCATTGGTTTCGTGTCAAAAGTGAGAGGAGGATCAGTAGTAACTGTCGACTTTACATAGAAGTGAATTGCACTTGACATTTGTATCGAACTAAAACTTTAAGTCACGTTACACGAGGGAATGCTCTCATAAAACTAACCTTTGACGTCTTCTGGTCCACCACGCAAAATAGTCGTAACCGCCATTGGAAAACTTGTTCAATTTTATACCTTATTATCCTCCCGCAAAAAACATATATTCAAGCTGATTTGGCTACGGTTGGTATGGctgttaaaaaccggccaagtgcgagtcggactcgcgcaccgagggttccgtactttttagtatttgttgttatagcggcaacagaaatacatcatctgtgaaaatttcaactgtctagctatcacggatcattagatacagcctggtgacagacggacagacggacagacagacggacagacggacagcggagttttagtaatagggtcccgtttttaccctttgggtacggaaccctaaaaaagcgtgCTTGGGCATGAAAATGACATACGTATTAGTAATGTATGTTCTGGTAAGTTAgtacaatttatttatctctGTGGTCCAGGTATTTtcgtaagaaaaaataaataatgttacgACTCTGTTACGACTATAAGGAGACATAAAAAATTCAATAAGGCTTATAATAAAAAACCAACTACAATAGAACtatgtatttacaaattaaatattaaatatttttgccttaaattcaaataatggtTTGTTTTCTAGAAAGTTACCAATGTAAAAGCTCATTTACAActtactaagcgccacttgcaccattccactatcccggggttaaccggttaaacctagagttaccatggttaccagtacaattcgaCCCTtggttaacagtttaaccgcttaaccccgggttagtgggatggtgcaagtgggccttaaacATAAGTAACTAACGAAAATGAGTATATACctagtaaaacatttttttggtaATCCTTTGAAATATTTCAGAAGTCATCTTACAATATTCTACTCGTACGACTAAATGACGACAGCGTTTCTTAATGTCATGACAGATAGTAgtaggtttttaatttatacaattCAAAAAGTTTATCATATTATTCAACCCGTccatttttacatatttactcTAGCATGTAAAAAAATCCACACTTAAAATATACTTGTCGACATCCATTACAAGCGTGCCatttggtataaaaaatatgtttgaatgGGCTTAGGCAGTAGTGGTAGAGGCAGCTTCAGTGGTAGATGCATAAGCGCTAGAAGAAGAGGGCTCTTCTGAAGTAGCTGGGGTGGTAGCATCAGCAGACTTAGTTATCGCTTCAGCCGGCGTGCTTGCTCCACTAGCATCTGTGGCTTTGCTACTAGCACTGGTAGTACTTGCTTCAGTTATGCTAGGCGAGGCTTCGCTGGCATTTTCAGCAGATGCTTCACTTTCTGTTGTCTTAGCAGCTTCAGTGGTTGAAGCTTCTACTGGAGCAGACGCAGCTGCTTCTTGTTCCTCGCTCTTTTGTTCAGGAGCGGGTTGAGAGGGTGCTGCAGCGGCCTTAGGTGCGGGAGCTGCAGTAGTCTTAGGTGCGGGTGCCGCTGCAGGCTTAGGCGCTGATGCGGAGTTTGCGCTGTCAGCCGAATTTAATTTTTCAGCTGAAGAACCGGCTGCTGCGGCCGCGGCTACAATTGATGGGGCAATGTGATCGCCAATTGGTCTGAAGCCATTTTCATCAGCAATGTACCTGTTTCACAAGAATGAAATATTATCTTGACGTCTCATTAACCTGTTGACTACTGTCAAGAATAtgtcataatattaatatttaattaatatagctTCCTATTAAGGCGTCCCATGTTAA contains these protein-coding regions:
- the LOC134742783 gene encoding nematocyst expressed protein 3-like — translated: MYCKLVFVCLAVASVRAAPAATDVVPLEKQQPTVIPIISQSEELENNGTYKFSYETGNGIKREETSYDKVLPKVQGRSSAGDSNEGGESEESNEVHVQRGSYSYTAPDGTVISVRYIADENGFRPIGDHIAPSIVAAAAAAGSSAEKLNSADSANSASAPKPAAAPAPKTTAAPAPKAAAAPSQPAPEQKSEEQEAAASAPVEASTTEAAKTTESEASAENASEASPSITEASTTSASSKATDASGASTPAEAITKSADATTPATSEEPSSSSAYASTTEAASTTTA